The proteins below come from a single Fusobacterium nucleatum genomic window:
- the sppA gene encoding signal peptide peptidase SppA: MFILSALLQAVIVSIVVIIVLLIPIFFILGKLKNKDKISLKGVKTVVFNLNELVEDYMISNISLNKALSHEALLKALENLVNDKKIEKIIIDIDEVDLSRVHIEELKEIFEKLSVDKEIIAIGTTFDEYSYQVALLANKIYMLNTKQSCLYFRGYEYKEPYFKNILATFGVTVNTLHIGDYKVAGESFSNDKMSEEKKESLINIKETLFQNFINLVKEKRKVDITNEIFSGDLIFANSEKAIQLGLIDGLSTYEEIGIDYNEDTVDFGEYISAYKRKKNKSKNTIAIINLEGEIDTRESKESIINYDNVIEKLDELEDIKNLKGLVLRINSPGGSALESEKIYQKLKKLEIPIYISMGDLCASGGYYIATVGKKLFANPVTLTGSIGVVVLYPEFTETINKLKVNMEGFSRGKGFDIFDVSSKLSEESKEKIIYNMNEVYSEFKEHVMEARNISGEDLEKIAGGRVWLGSQAKENGLVDELGSLNDCIDSLAKDLKLKDFKLTYIRGKKSIMEIVSAMKPQFIKSDIIEKIEMLKSYSNKILYYDESLENF, encoded by the coding sequence CATTATTACAAGCAGTAATTGTTTCAATAGTTGTTATAATTGTTCTTCTTATTCCTATATTTTTTATTTTAGGAAAGTTGAAAAATAAAGATAAAATTTCTTTAAAGGGAGTTAAAACGGTAGTTTTTAATTTGAATGAGCTTGTAGAAGATTATATGATTTCTAATATATCACTTAATAAAGCTTTATCTCATGAAGCACTTTTAAAAGCCTTAGAAAATTTAGTTAATGATAAAAAAATTGAAAAAATAATAATTGATATTGATGAAGTTGATTTATCAAGAGTACATATTGAAGAATTAAAGGAAATCTTTGAAAAATTATCAGTTGATAAAGAAATTATTGCAATAGGAACAACCTTTGATGAGTATTCTTACCAAGTTGCTTTACTTGCAAATAAAATCTATATGCTTAATACTAAACAATCTTGTTTATATTTTCGTGGTTATGAATATAAAGAACCTTATTTTAAAAATATTTTGGCTACTTTTGGAGTTACAGTAAACACTTTACATATAGGAGATTATAAGGTTGCAGGAGAAAGCTTTAGTAATGATAAGATGAGTGAAGAAAAGAAAGAATCTTTAATAAATATTAAAGAAACTTTATTTCAAAATTTTATTAATTTAGTTAAAGAAAAAAGAAAAGTTGACATAACAAATGAAATTTTTTCAGGAGATTTAATTTTTGCTAATTCTGAAAAAGCTATACAATTAGGTTTGATTGATGGGTTATCTACTTATGAGGAAATAGGAATAGACTACAATGAAGATACTGTTGACTTTGGGGAATATATTTCTGCATATAAAAGAAAGAAAAATAAAAGTAAAAATACAATAGCTATAATTAATCTTGAAGGAGAAATTGATACAAGAGAAAGTAAAGAATCTATAATTAATTATGATAATGTTATAGAGAAATTAGATGAATTAGAAGATATTAAAAATTTAAAAGGACTTGTTTTAAGAATTAATTCTCCCGGTGGAAGTGCCTTAGAAAGTGAAAAAATATATCAGAAATTAAAAAAATTGGAAATACCAATTTATATTTCTATGGGAGATTTATGTGCAAGTGGGGGATATTATATTGCAACTGTTGGTAAAAAGTTATTTGCCAATCCTGTAACATTGACTGGTTCAATAGGAGTTGTTGTCTTATATCCAGAATTTACTGAAACTATCAATAAATTAAAAGTAAATATGGAAGGTTTTTCAAGGGGAAAAGGCTTTGATATATTTGATGTTTCTTCAAAGTTAAGTGAAGAATCAAAAGAAAAAATTATATATAATATGAATGAAGTGTATAGTGAATTTAAAGAGCATGTTATGGAAGCAAGAAATATCAGTGGAGAAGATTTAGAAAAAATTGCTGGTGGTCGTGTATGGCTTGGAAGTCAGGCAAAAGAAAATGGTCTTGTTGATGAACTAGGTTCATTAAATGACTGTATAGATAGCTTAGCAAAAGATTTAAAGCTGAAAGATTTTAAATTAACTTATATTAGAGGAAAAAAATCTATAATGGAAATTGTATCTGCTATGAAACCTCAATTTATAAAGTCAGATATAATTGAAAAAATTGAAATGCTTAAAAGTTATTCTAATAAAATCTTATACTATGATGAAAGTTTAGAAAATTTTTAA